From the Polaribacter gangjinensis genome, the window ATTTACTAACGAAAGAAGAGGAAAACATAACGAATTAATCAATAGTGCCATCAATTTAACTTTAGGAAGAACTATCAATACTTCATTAACAACTTTATTGGTATTATTAGCAATCTTTTTCTTTGGAGGGGATTCCATCAAAGGATTCATGTTCGCATTGATTGTGGGTATTGTGGTTGGAACATACTCATCTATTTTTGTGGCAACACCAATTATGTACGATACCACAAAAAAAGAAGATAAAAATAGTTAACTTTTTAAACCTATTTAAAAACCGTTTTTAACTACTGATTATCAGATTAAAAACGGTTTTTTCATTTCACAGATAGGCATTATATTTACATCCTGATGAAAATTATAAAACTACACGATTTATATTTTAGTTCTTTTATTGAAAAGGATGAAATTGCTGCGATTGTAAAAAACTTAGCTTGGCAAGTAAAAGAAGATTTATCTGAAAATGAAATTCCTATTTTTGTCGGAATTTTAAATGGATGTTTTTTATTCGCAGCTGATTTTATAAGAGCGTATCAAGGAAATTGTGAAGTTTCATTTGTAAAATTAGCCTCTTATAACGGAACAAAATCAACAGATGATGTAAAACATTTGGTAGGTATTAATGAGGATTTAACAGGAAGAACCATTATTATTTTAGAGGATATTATTGATACCGGAAGCACTTTACAAGAAATTTATAATATCTTTAGAGATAAAAATGTAAAAGAATTAAAAATTGTTACGCTATTTTTTAAACCTGATGTTTTTAAAAAAGAATTGCATATCAATTATATTGGAAAAAGTATTGAAGACAAATTCATTGTTGGATATGGCTTAGATTACAATGGTTTAGGCAGAAATTATCCAGCAATTTATCAATTAACAAACAAACCAACAATGAAAAATATTGTATTATTTGGTCCTCCAGGAGCAGGAAAAGGGACACAAGCAATCGTTTTAAAAGAGAAATATAATTTAGTACATATTTCTACAGGAGATGTTTTTAGATTCAATATCAAAAACGAAACTGAACTTGGTAAATTAGCAAAAAGTTATATTGATGCTGGCGATTTGGTTCCTGACGAAGTTACTATTGATATGTTAAAGGATGAAGTTGAAAAAAATAGTGATGCTTGTGGAATCATTTTTGATGGATTTCCAAGAACAGCCTCACAAGCAACTGCTTTAGATGCATTTTTAACTGAAAAAGGCATGCAAATTGATGCCATGATTGCGTTAGAAGTGCCTGAAGATATTTTGGTTGAACGTATTTTAGAACGTGGAAAAACAAGTGGAAGAACAGACGATACTGATGAAGAAAAAATAAGAAATCGTTTCAACGAATACAATACAAAAACCGCTATCTTAAAAGATTTTTACCAAGCTCAAAACAAATATTTTGGCATCAATGGTGTTGGAAGTATTGAAGATATTACCCATCGAATTTCAACTGTATTTGAAACTTTATAAGTTCAAAGTTTTGAAATAAAAACTAAACACTAAAAACTAAAAACTCCAAATGACCGAAGGCAATTTCGTTGATTATATAAAAATTTATGCAAGTTCTGGTAAAGGCGGACAAGGTTCAACGCATTTGCATAGAGAAAAATTTATCGAAAAAGGCGGTCCTGATGGTGGTGATGGCGGACGTGGTGGACATATCATTTTACGAGGTGACAAAAATTTATGGACACTTTTTCATTTAAAGTTTAAACGTCATTTTAGAGCAACTCAAGGTGGTGCAGGAAGCAAAAGTAGAAGTACTGGTGCTGATGGTGAAGATGTGTATATTGATGTTCCTTTAGGAACCATCATTAGAGATGCTGATACTGATGAAATTATTGTAGAAATTACCGAAGATAAAAAAGAAGTTATTCTACTAGAAGGTGGTAAAGGCGGACTAGGAAACTGGCATTTTAGAACAGCAACTCATCAAACTCCAAGATTTGCACAACCCGGAATTGACGGCCAAGAAGGATGGTTTCGCATTGAACTAAAAATTTTGGCTGATGTTGGTTTGGTAGGTTTCCCAAATGCAGGAAAATCAACCTTACTTTCTGTGGTTACAGCTGCAAAACCTAAAATTGCAGATTATGCTTTTACTACATTAAAACCAAATTTAGGAATTGTTGAATATCGAAATCATCAAACTTTTGTAATGGCAGATATTCCAGGAATTATTGAAGGTGCTGCTGAAGGAAAAGGATTAGGACATTATTTTTTACGTCACATTGAACGAAATGCAGTATTGTTATTTTTGATTCCTGCAGACAGCAATGATATCAATACTGAATATGATATTTTATTGAATGAACTCAAAAAATACAATCCCGAGCTGTTAGACAAGCATCGTTTATTGGCAATTTCTAAATCAGATTTATTAGATGAAGAATTAAAAACAGAAATTAGAGAGACACTTCCTAAAGGAATTGAAACCGTTTTTATTTCGTCTGTAGCTGAAATTGGATTAATGGAGTTGAAAGACAAACTGTGGAAAATTCTTCATTTGTAAACTAAAATCTTACAAAACTACTCTTTCAACTGAATTCTGATTGGCAAAATATACTTTGTTTTTACAGGAATTCCTCTTTTGATTGCTGGATAGATTTTAGGTAAATTTTGAACACTGATTGCTAATAAACTATCCAATGATGGCAATTGCTCTTTGATGATTTCTGAGGCTTCCATTTGTTCTAATTTCACATCACCTTTGTTATCGATTAATAAATGAACGGTAACAATTTCATCAATAGAATCTTTGATGGTAAAAACTTGCTTTTGTAACTCCTCACCTATTTTTTGATGGATATTCGTTCTAAAACAAGTGGATTTTGCTTCTTTTTCTACTAAGGAATCACACATTGCAAAAGAAGGTGAAAAATCAACTTCATTAAAATTGATAATCGTATCTAAATCAAGCAATTGTTGTTTTTTTGATAGCGGAAAATAATCGCAAGCACTGCAAAAAATCAATATAAAAAACACAAAAAAAACACGCAAAAACATAAATTTGTTTATTGTGTGAAATTAATAAATTTTACCGAATTTTAATCCAAAGTTTCTCCTTTTAAAAAATAGTCTTTTTTAAAACTTATTTAATATCTAAGTAAAGTAGCCTTTTATAAAATTGAAGAAAAATGAAAAGTTGGAGTTTGCGCTCCAACTTTTACAATTACAAATAATAAAATGAATATAATTTTCTTTTTCATAAAAGCATATTTTTTATTCTACATAAAAAGAAAATGGTAAAGTATATTTTACTTTTACGGGCGTTCCATCATTTTCTCCAATAGTCATTTTTGGTAAAGAGTTTATAATTTGC encodes:
- a CDS encoding adenylate kinase, translated to MKIIKLHDLYFSSFIEKDEIAAIVKNLAWQVKEDLSENEIPIFVGILNGCFLFAADFIRAYQGNCEVSFVKLASYNGTKSTDDVKHLVGINEDLTGRTIIILEDIIDTGSTLQEIYNIFRDKNVKELKIVTLFFKPDVFKKELHINYIGKSIEDKFIVGYGLDYNGLGRNYPAIYQLTNKPTMKNIVLFGPPGAGKGTQAIVLKEKYNLVHISTGDVFRFNIKNETELGKLAKSYIDAGDLVPDEVTIDMLKDEVEKNSDACGIIFDGFPRTASQATALDAFLTEKGMQIDAMIALEVPEDILVERILERGKTSGRTDDTDEEKIRNRFNEYNTKTAILKDFYQAQNKYFGINGVGSIEDITHRISTVFETL
- the obgE gene encoding GTPase ObgE; this translates as MTEGNFVDYIKIYASSGKGGQGSTHLHREKFIEKGGPDGGDGGRGGHIILRGDKNLWTLFHLKFKRHFRATQGGAGSKSRSTGADGEDVYIDVPLGTIIRDADTDEIIVEITEDKKEVILLEGGKGGLGNWHFRTATHQTPRFAQPGIDGQEGWFRIELKILADVGLVGFPNAGKSTLLSVVTAAKPKIADYAFTTLKPNLGIVEYRNHQTFVMADIPGIIEGAAEGKGLGHYFLRHIERNAVLLFLIPADSNDINTEYDILLNELKKYNPELLDKHRLLAISKSDLLDEELKTEIRETLPKGIETVFISSVAEIGLMELKDKLWKILHL